A single genomic interval of Bdellovibrionota bacterium harbors:
- the xseA gene encoding exodeoxyribonuclease VII large subunit produces the protein MSDMSNLNQLMFNVEPGEELADEVVEETEESKVYSVNELNRAIKDQLEGEFPMIWIKGEISNFKPHSSGHFYFSLKDDKAQISAVMFKGFNRHVKFKPADGMEVLVRGKVTVYEPRGSYQIMCEVMEPVGAGALQIAFEQLKAKLQKEGLFDQARKRKIPEHSQRVAIVTSPTGAAIRDMLNVLGRRMKNLEVTIFPCAVQGIQAQKEIVAAIQIANKIGNFDVMIVGRGGGSIEDLWAFNEEAVVRAIAASVIPTVSAVGHEVDFTIADFVADLRAPTPSAAAELISRNAADLMGGISMQFKALRNSMNKKIQMEKQKLFHAQRQLVDPKRKLQDLMLKLDDLSGRAQNAIQKNITFKRQLFIRWASVLDSLSPLKVLDRGYAIVKNDKDNIIKDVKKLKKGDEISIQLFKGEVVAEVKSTK, from the coding sequence ATGTCAGATATGTCTAATTTAAATCAATTAATGTTTAACGTTGAGCCGGGCGAAGAGCTCGCAGATGAGGTTGTCGAGGAGACAGAGGAATCTAAAGTCTACTCCGTTAATGAACTGAATCGCGCCATCAAGGATCAACTTGAAGGTGAATTCCCTATGATTTGGATCAAGGGTGAAATCTCAAACTTCAAACCTCACTCTTCAGGACATTTTTATTTCAGCCTAAAAGATGATAAAGCCCAAATCAGCGCAGTGATGTTCAAGGGTTTTAACCGCCACGTGAAATTTAAACCTGCAGACGGAATGGAAGTTCTGGTTCGCGGTAAGGTGACAGTGTATGAGCCGCGCGGTTCGTACCAAATCATGTGCGAAGTGATGGAGCCTGTTGGCGCCGGAGCTTTGCAGATAGCTTTCGAACAACTTAAAGCCAAGCTTCAAAAAGAAGGTCTTTTCGATCAAGCTAGAAAAAGAAAAATCCCAGAACACTCGCAAAGAGTAGCCATCGTGACTTCTCCAACAGGAGCGGCAATCAGAGATATGCTTAATGTTCTCGGAAGAAGAATGAAGAATCTCGAAGTTACAATTTTCCCTTGTGCAGTACAAGGCATTCAAGCTCAAAAGGAAATTGTTGCAGCCATTCAAATAGCAAATAAAATCGGAAATTTTGATGTGATGATCGTAGGTCGGGGTGGAGGTTCCATCGAAGATCTCTGGGCCTTTAACGAAGAGGCTGTGGTGAGAGCCATTGCTGCATCGGTAATTCCAACGGTTTCGGCTGTGGGGCATGAAGTGGACTTTACGATTGCTGACTTTGTTGCCGATTTGAGAGCACCGACACCATCTGCAGCGGCAGAATTGATTTCTAGAAATGCTGCGGACCTTATGGGTGGAATTTCAATGCAGTTTAAAGCATTGAGAAACTCGATGAATAAAAAAATTCAAATGGAAAAACAAAAGCTCTTCCACGCGCAGAGACAACTTGTAGATCCAAAAAGAAAACTTCAAGATCTTATGCTCAAACTGGATGATCTTTCCGGGAGAGCGCAAAACGCGATTCAAAAGAATATCACTTTCAAAAGACAGTTGTTCATCAGATGGGCTTCCGTTTTAGATTCTTTAAGTCCACTAAAAGTGTTGGATCGTGGTTACGCTATCGTGAAAAATGATAAAGACAATATTATAAAAGATGTAAAAAAATTAAAAAAAGGTGATGAAATCAGCATTCAACTCTTCAAAGGCGAAGTGGTGGCTGAGGTGAAATCTACAAAGTGA
- a CDS encoding polyprenyl synthetase family protein, which translates to MNFDSQYSSYQKTFEDFLNEKTSSQSSFFSSYYSNQLKNLSLLKAHVDFDESQFINYTDKLKNFYEAVKYSLSGEGKRFRPVLCLAIADLFQSNKGNYEKVLPLALAIEMIHTYSLIHDDLPCMDNDDIRRGKPTNHKVYGEATALLAGDALLTEAFRVLSENSSNPKNTLKVINILAECAGTLGMIGGQYVDLSTQKNKVSVEELSQMQINKTGALMRAAIVGSAILCEASSQQIKALEEYSRYIGLNFQIADDILDKDKHELGSFVGVLGLEKSKALLQSLTKKSLEILVNFETSQFLTSLSQFNSKRLK; encoded by the coding sequence TTGAACTTTGATAGCCAGTACTCTTCATATCAAAAAACTTTCGAGGATTTTTTAAACGAAAAAACATCCTCCCAGAGCTCATTTTTTTCAAGCTACTATTCTAATCAACTAAAAAATCTTTCTCTTCTCAAAGCACATGTTGATTTCGATGAGTCTCAATTTATAAATTACACAGACAAACTAAAAAATTTCTATGAAGCGGTGAAGTACTCACTCTCTGGTGAGGGAAAAAGATTTCGCCCAGTTCTTTGCTTAGCCATTGCTGACTTATTCCAGTCCAACAAAGGCAATTACGAAAAAGTTTTGCCGCTAGCCTTAGCTATCGAAATGATTCACACTTATTCTCTTATTCATGATGACCTTCCCTGCATGGATAACGACGACATAAGACGCGGAAAACCTACAAATCATAAGGTTTACGGGGAGGCAACAGCGCTCCTCGCAGGGGATGCGCTTTTGACAGAGGCCTTTAGAGTATTGTCTGAAAATTCTTCGAATCCTAAAAATACTTTAAAAGTTATCAATATTTTAGCAGAGTGTGCGGGAACTCTCGGAATGATCGGCGGTCAATACGTTGACCTTTCGACCCAAAAAAACAAAGTGAGCGTTGAAGAGCTTTCCCAAATGCAGATCAATAAAACAGGCGCATTAATGAGAGCCGCAATTGTGGGCTCAGCAATCTTATGCGAGGCGAGTTCTCAGCAAATCAAGGCTCTCGAGGAATATTCGAGATACATTGGCTTAAACTTTCAAATTGCAGATGATATTCTCGATAAAGATAAACACGAATTGGGAAGTTTTGTGGGAGTATTGGGCTTAGAAAAATCCAAAGCACTTTTACAAAGTCTCACTAAAAAGTCTCTCGAAATTTTAGTAAATTTTGAAACGTCACAATTTCTAACTTCACTTTCTCAATTCAACTCTAAAAGACTAAAATAA
- a CDS encoding patatin-like phospholipase family protein — MHKKNKSGKNKFSILLVILISFNLIACSVATKRKEGSQTNLPIPATGDLPNRVDIPDQSGEGAEPPAIPDVKVPKIGIVLGPGGARSYAYIGVLREFEKAKIPIHTIAGLEWGALMGALYSVNGKAHDVEWKASKIPDDFSKKGLLSSEEPKPFSEVEPYLKTMFGDAKVETGKIPFSCITDNLKNFKSLMIFKGTYKDTLGYCLGQPPITTSKNGWVSSSLQAKYLIDQVAFRGVDYIILVDVVTSHYPLAGIKVDESTAILWSNINKSINENKKYVHQTIRIPISNNILDFKSRKEYIQLGERAGKEAAEKITQQFGL; from the coding sequence ATGCACAAAAAAAATAAATCCGGCAAAAATAAATTCAGCATTCTACTCGTAATACTCATTAGTTTTAATCTCATCGCGTGCTCTGTCGCGACAAAAAGAAAAGAAGGATCGCAAACCAATCTTCCAATTCCTGCCACGGGAGATTTACCAAATCGCGTAGATATTCCTGATCAAAGCGGCGAGGGCGCAGAACCACCAGCTATTCCTGACGTTAAGGTTCCAAAGATCGGAATCGTTTTGGGCCCCGGCGGCGCAAGATCTTATGCCTATATTGGAGTATTGAGAGAGTTTGAAAAAGCAAAAATTCCTATTCACACCATAGCAGGTCTAGAGTGGGGAGCTCTCATGGGGGCACTTTATTCTGTGAATGGGAAAGCTCACGATGTAGAGTGGAAAGCTTCAAAGATTCCTGATGATTTTTCTAAAAAAGGATTATTGTCCTCTGAAGAACCAAAACCTTTTTCAGAAGTTGAGCCCTATTTAAAAACCATGTTTGGCGATGCAAAAGTTGAAACCGGAAAAATTCCTTTTTCATGTATCACGGACAACTTGAAAAATTTTAAAAGCTTGATGATCTTTAAAGGTACTTATAAAGACACTCTTGGATACTGCTTAGGTCAACCGCCTATAACAACCAGCAAGAATGGATGGGTGAGCTCATCACTCCAAGCGAAATACCTTATTGATCAAGTGGCATTTAGAGGCGTGGATTATATTATCCTTGTTGATGTTGTGACTTCACATTACCCACTGGCAGGAATTAAGGTGGATGAATCAACGGCGATCCTCTGGTCAAATATCAATAAATCAATAAACGAGAACAAAAAATACGTTCACCAAACGATCAGAATTCCTATTTCCAACAACATCTTGGACTTTAAATCCAGAAAAGAATATATTCAATTGGGTGAACGCGCCGGCAAAGAAGCCGCCGAAAAAATCACCCAACAATTCGGTCTATAA
- a CDS encoding TlyA family RNA methyltransferase: protein MSKKRIDSVLVEWGFFESRNKAQAAIEEGIVFLKDQKILKSNLEVDINEETKNSIRVENGQSNKYVSRGGIKMEGALTQVALHVSGLRILDIGISTGGFTDCLLQNGAKEIVGIDVGHKQIHHSLLSNPKLHVYEGVHVKNLSQKDKSGKNFFASFGLDDQFDLIVCDVSFISLKFVVPHVAPFLKQNGLLLFLVKPQFEVAKEDLGKGGVVKDTSLFQRVEILIKSLFEDSRFSVLNYFESPITGSDGNQEFFVYAQKK, encoded by the coding sequence ATGTCTAAAAAACGCATCGATTCAGTTTTAGTGGAGTGGGGATTCTTTGAATCTCGCAATAAAGCACAGGCTGCGATTGAAGAAGGCATTGTTTTTCTAAAAGATCAAAAAATTCTAAAATCAAATCTTGAAGTCGACATAAATGAAGAAACTAAAAATTCAATTCGCGTAGAGAACGGGCAAAGCAACAAGTACGTTTCTCGGGGCGGAATCAAAATGGAAGGTGCGCTCACTCAAGTGGCACTTCATGTTTCGGGCTTAAGAATTCTAGATATTGGGATTTCTACAGGTGGATTCACAGATTGCCTTTTGCAAAACGGAGCAAAGGAAATTGTGGGGATTGATGTGGGCCATAAACAAATCCATCACTCACTGCTGTCAAATCCCAAGCTTCATGTTTATGAAGGCGTTCATGTTAAGAATCTGTCGCAAAAAGATAAGTCCGGCAAAAATTTCTTTGCAAGCTTTGGTCTAGATGACCAATTTGACCTTATCGTGTGCGATGTTTCTTTTATCTCGTTAAAGTTTGTAGTTCCTCATGTCGCGCCCTTCCTTAAACAAAACGGATTGCTGCTATTCTTGGTAAAGCCCCAATTTGAAGTCGCAAAAGAAGACCTTGGTAAGGGTGGGGTCGTGAAAGACACTTCTCTCTTCCAAAGGGTGGAAATTTTGATAAAATCTTTATTTGAAGATTCACGCTTTTCAGTCTTAAACTACTTTGAAAGTCCAATTACAGGATCAGACGGCAACCAGGAGTTCTTTGTTTATGCACAAAAAAAATAA
- the uvrA gene encoding excinuclease ABC subunit UvrA encodes MNEVKKILPVKNIKLRGVRQNNLKNIDIDIPLGSFTVVCGPSGSGKSSLAFETLYAEGQRRYIESLSSYARQFLNKSPQPDLDDIENIPPAIAIEQKNTVKTSRSTVGTVTEVIDFLRLLFEKLGIPFCPNGHGIIKSESVSSSVDHLIRDFDGERGYILAPITAEGRVAEGKKLLSLLIQEGFIRIFYKKEMKEINAKTNLPKEDFFLVIDRTSFSKDERGRIADSLNQAYSASKRLNKNYTGGHARVQALSGKELKFSEEMSCNECEFTFPPISSRLFNFSSPIGACSNCNGFGNTLDLDERKIIPNPTKSLIEGCIHPFAMPSATQDRKELKKFCTKYDIDMNVAWEDLPAKQRKMIWDGTKEFYGVKGLFTWLETKKYKMHVRVFLARFKSAEICKVCKGTRLKPEVQHILIHEKSITDMSQMTVEDLLELLKSLTLTKQQKETTAEVLKQLIARLGFMMDVGVNYLSMDRPTRTLSGGEYQRINLANQLGMGLSQTLYVLDEPTVGLHPSDNDRLIKILKDLKNLGNTLVVVEHDKEVIRESDRVIEMGPGSGHLGGEVLFQGTKLDFLEKKDSLTAHYLRDEQSKKVIINPRPVDLDSYKYKIELQGCKGHNLKNVDATFPLRRFVVITGVSGSGKSSLISQTLYPAIEQNITGERQEILEYKKISGIDEISNVIFIDQKPIGKSSRSNPASYMKVFDEIRNIFSSTDDAKERGLTPGYFSLNVEGGRCPDCNGEGHQVIDMAFMDDVILTCETCEGKRYRKEALDIEYRGKSINDVLNMTVLEAMNFFVNYPQIRRSLMYLKEVGLDYLRLGQSAPTLSGGESQRLKIAKELTKSQQNNTLYILDEPTTGLHPREIEFLLQVLNKLIDAGGSVIVIEHNIDVIKQADFVIEIGPQGGKKGGKILFAGAPEDLSKKKNCPTAPYLKPYFER; translated from the coding sequence ATGAATGAAGTTAAAAAAATATTACCAGTAAAGAATATCAAGCTCCGCGGCGTACGCCAAAACAATCTTAAGAACATCGACATTGATATTCCTCTCGGATCTTTTACGGTTGTTTGCGGACCCTCGGGTTCGGGAAAGTCTTCTTTAGCATTTGAAACTCTATACGCCGAAGGGCAACGCCGTTACATCGAAAGTCTTTCTTCTTATGCCAGACAATTCCTCAATAAATCTCCGCAGCCCGATCTCGATGACATTGAGAATATTCCACCCGCTATTGCCATTGAACAAAAAAATACAGTTAAGACTTCAAGATCTACCGTAGGAACTGTAACGGAAGTTATCGACTTCCTGAGATTACTTTTTGAAAAATTAGGAATTCCTTTTTGTCCAAATGGCCACGGAATTATTAAATCAGAAAGTGTATCTTCCTCCGTTGATCATTTAATCAGAGATTTTGATGGAGAACGTGGATACATCCTTGCTCCTATTACCGCTGAGGGTCGCGTGGCTGAAGGAAAAAAACTTTTAAGCCTTCTCATTCAAGAGGGGTTCATTAGAATTTTTTACAAGAAGGAAATGAAGGAAATTAACGCTAAAACAAATCTTCCAAAAGAAGATTTCTTCTTGGTCATCGATAGAACTTCTTTTTCCAAAGACGAACGCGGAAGAATCGCAGATTCATTAAACCAAGCTTACAGCGCTTCAAAAAGATTAAATAAAAACTACACCGGCGGTCACGCAAGGGTTCAAGCACTTTCGGGTAAAGAGCTAAAATTCTCTGAAGAGATGTCCTGCAATGAATGTGAATTTACTTTCCCACCAATTTCTTCAAGGCTCTTTAATTTTTCTTCTCCCATTGGAGCATGTTCGAATTGTAACGGGTTTGGAAATACTTTGGATCTCGATGAGAGAAAAATTATCCCCAATCCTACAAAAAGTTTAATCGAAGGCTGCATCCATCCTTTTGCAATGCCTTCTGCCACGCAAGATAGAAAAGAATTAAAAAAATTCTGCACTAAATACGATATCGACATGAATGTAGCCTGGGAGGATCTTCCTGCCAAACAAAGAAAGATGATTTGGGACGGGACAAAAGAATTCTACGGCGTGAAAGGCCTGTTCACCTGGCTCGAAACAAAAAAATATAAAATGCACGTCAGAGTATTTCTTGCAAGATTTAAATCCGCAGAGATTTGCAAGGTGTGCAAAGGCACGCGCTTAAAACCTGAAGTGCAACATATTTTAATTCATGAAAAATCCATCACGGACATGTCACAAATGACCGTAGAAGATCTATTAGAATTATTAAAAAGTTTAACTCTTACAAAACAACAAAAAGAAACCACGGCAGAGGTTTTGAAACAATTGATCGCGCGCCTTGGATTTATGATGGACGTTGGGGTGAATTACCTGAGTATGGATCGCCCCACGCGAACTCTTTCTGGCGGAGAATATCAAAGAATCAATCTCGCAAACCAACTCGGCATGGGATTATCGCAAACACTTTATGTGCTTGATGAACCTACGGTGGGGTTACATCCGAGTGATAATGATCGTTTAATTAAAATTTTAAAAGATTTAAAAAATTTAGGAAACACCCTTGTTGTTGTAGAACATGACAAAGAGGTCATCAGAGAGAGTGATCGCGTAATCGAAATGGGTCCAGGCTCTGGTCATCTTGGCGGTGAAGTTCTATTCCAAGGAACAAAGCTGGATTTCTTGGAGAAAAAAGATTCCCTCACCGCTCATTACTTAAGAGATGAACAATCTAAGAAAGTGATCATCAATCCTCGACCTGTGGATCTTGATTCTTACAAATATAAAATCGAGCTTCAGGGCTGCAAAGGACATAATCTCAAAAATGTCGATGCCACTTTTCCTTTGAGAAGATTCGTGGTCATAACGGGAGTTTCTGGTTCAGGAAAATCATCTTTGATTTCACAAACTCTGTACCCTGCAATTGAGCAGAATATCACGGGCGAGAGACAAGAAATCCTCGAATACAAAAAGATTTCTGGAATCGACGAGATCAGCAACGTTATTTTTATTGATCAAAAACCTATCGGCAAAAGCTCAAGAAGCAATCCTGCCTCCTACATGAAGGTATTTGATGAAATTAGAAATATTTTCTCTTCTACCGATGATGCGAAAGAGCGCGGATTAACTCCCGGCTACTTCAGCTTGAATGTCGAGGGCGGAAGATGCCCAGATTGCAATGGCGAAGGTCATCAGGTGATTGACATGGCCTTTATGGATGATGTGATCCTCACTTGCGAAACTTGCGAAGGCAAACGCTACAGAAAAGAAGCGCTAGATATTGAGTATCGTGGAAAAAGCATTAACGATGTTTTAAATATGACCGTCCTTGAGGCAATGAACTTCTTTGTAAATTATCCGCAAATCAGAAGATCATTGATGTACCTCAAAGAAGTTGGCCTTGATTACCTCCGGTTAGGCCAAAGCGCGCCAACTCTTTCTGGTGGTGAATCACAAAGATTAAAAATCGCAAAAGAACTTACAAAGTCTCAGCAAAACAATACTCTTTACATCCTGGATGAACCCACAACGGGTTTGCATCCCAGAGAGATTGAATTTTTGCTTCAAGTGTTAAATAAACTCATAGATGCCGGCGGATCAGTCATCGTGATTGAACACAACATTGATGTAATCAAGCAAGCAGACTTTGTAATCGAGATTGGCCCACAAGGCGGAAAAAAAGGTGGAAAAATTCTCTTCGCCGGAGCTCCCGAGGATCTCTCTAAGAAGAAAAACTGCCCAACCGCCCCCTACTTAAAGCCCTACTTCGAAAGGTGA
- a CDS encoding PBP1A family penicillin-binding protein, translating to MSKLKKLITIAIGGFFLFIVAIALFLVYVTSSLPKLVTVQDYEPLVVSEVFDRNNQKIGEFFRERRTIVSYDKIPKKMVEAYIAAEDSSFFEHGGVNFLAIGRAFFVNLKAGRTVQGGSTITQQTAKTILLSSEKTYIRKIKDVLLAYKMEENLSKQDILYLYLNQIYLGQGAYGVAEAAKVYYRKNLDQLTIGEIAMLAGLPQAPSRYSPVYQPVRAKERQIYVLNRMAEEGYITKDEAKKIIAEPVTVYIRKNYTEEAPFFLETVRQHLVKTLGEDQVLNKGLKIHTSLDIELQKKAQLDVQNGLRELDKRQGYRGAVKNIADTKEVADFLLKTRNELIDQKYQKRVINVDGTTDAPGALKFEKVPGQKNIPDYLSQNQIVEGIVIKVDDVLGLVQVRFAESKGIIDLETMLWARKPNPEENYAQNDIKIPSEALKQGDIVKVKIVGETFSSSRLNEDLAKKKKAQGKNYKPPDDLPDFKQYARLELEQEPLVEGSLISFGLNSKHVLALVGGYDFQKSEFNRALQAARQSGSSFKPIVYAAGLDHGFAPNSVLMDAPVVYEEAVEGSEGQANMDEVKKWKPGNYDSKFGGDILLRTALIKSKNIPTIKILEKVGVNSVATYARRLGIFSPLNLDLSIGLGSSGTTLYEMTKVYATFANQGMRFKPVFILYVQSQSGQNLLENVTLDARFESELRQIDDNFEAERQTALPILKGSDEAAKKRIQPIYFDNPDQLISPQTSYLMNSLLTGVIAEPGGTGGAARSLGKIVAGKTGTTNGYYDAWFIGYTPQIATGVWVGFDNEKTLGKGETGGRAALPIWINYMHAALKDFPSKPFDVPQGIVFVSIDSETGKLASSNSGTVIRQAFLEGTEPSAQANSGTQSPAGQDERTDFFKEDLNE from the coding sequence ATGAGTAAACTAAAAAAACTGATCACCATTGCTATAGGCGGATTCTTCTTATTCATCGTTGCGATTGCTCTCTTTCTTGTCTACGTGACATCATCGCTCCCAAAGCTCGTTACGGTGCAAGATTACGAACCCCTTGTCGTAAGCGAAGTCTTTGATCGCAACAATCAGAAGATTGGTGAGTTCTTTAGAGAGCGTAGAACTATTGTATCCTACGACAAAATTCCCAAGAAAATGGTTGAAGCCTACATCGCCGCTGAAGACTCAAGTTTCTTTGAACACGGTGGAGTTAACTTCTTAGCAATTGGTCGCGCTTTCTTTGTAAACTTAAAAGCCGGAAGGACGGTTCAGGGTGGATCGACAATCACTCAGCAAACTGCAAAGACAATTCTTCTGTCTTCAGAGAAAACTTACATCAGAAAAATCAAAGACGTTTTGCTCGCTTACAAGATGGAAGAAAATCTTTCTAAGCAAGATATCTTGTATCTTTACTTGAACCAAATTTATTTGGGTCAAGGCGCTTATGGTGTAGCAGAAGCCGCAAAAGTTTATTACCGAAAAAATCTAGATCAATTAACGATCGGCGAGATCGCAATGCTTGCGGGGCTACCTCAGGCTCCCTCTCGTTACTCTCCGGTTTACCAGCCTGTGAGAGCGAAAGAAAGACAGATCTATGTTCTCAATCGAATGGCTGAAGAAGGGTATATCACCAAAGATGAAGCCAAAAAAATCATTGCGGAGCCCGTCACAGTTTACATCCGAAAGAATTATACGGAAGAAGCTCCGTTCTTCTTGGAGACTGTAAGACAGCATCTTGTAAAAACTTTGGGTGAAGATCAGGTTTTAAATAAAGGCTTAAAAATTCATACGTCTCTTGATATTGAACTGCAAAAGAAAGCTCAGCTCGATGTGCAGAATGGTTTAAGAGAACTCGACAAGCGCCAGGGTTATCGCGGTGCAGTTAAAAATATTGCAGATACAAAAGAGGTTGCAGATTTTTTACTCAAAACCCGAAACGAACTTATCGATCAAAAATATCAAAAGCGCGTTATCAATGTCGATGGCACAACCGACGCCCCGGGCGCACTGAAGTTCGAAAAGGTTCCCGGTCAAAAAAATATTCCTGATTATCTTTCTCAAAATCAAATTGTGGAAGGAATTGTGATCAAGGTGGATGACGTTCTGGGATTGGTGCAGGTTCGTTTTGCGGAAAGCAAAGGGATCATCGATCTCGAGACCATGCTCTGGGCAAGAAAACCGAACCCTGAGGAAAACTACGCACAAAATGACATCAAAATTCCTTCTGAAGCCTTGAAGCAAGGTGATATCGTTAAGGTGAAAATCGTTGGCGAAACCTTCTCTTCTTCTCGATTGAATGAAGACCTCGCAAAAAAGAAAAAAGCTCAAGGCAAGAATTATAAACCGCCTGATGATCTACCGGACTTCAAGCAGTACGCAAGACTTGAACTTGAGCAAGAGCCTCTCGTTGAAGGCTCTTTGATTTCTTTCGGTTTGAATTCAAAACATGTTTTAGCCCTTGTGGGTGGTTATGATTTTCAAAAATCAGAATTCAATCGCGCTCTTCAGGCTGCAAGACAATCTGGTTCATCTTTTAAACCTATCGTTTATGCCGCAGGCCTTGATCATGGTTTTGCACCCAACAGCGTGTTGATGGATGCGCCCGTAGTTTACGAAGAAGCCGTTGAAGGGTCTGAAGGCCAAGCCAACATGGATGAAGTTAAAAAATGGAAGCCTGGCAACTATGATTCTAAATTCGGCGGAGACATTCTACTTAGAACGGCATTGATTAAATCAAAAAATATTCCAACAATTAAAATTTTAGAAAAAGTCGGCGTTAACAGCGTCGCAACTTATGCTCGGAGACTTGGAATATTTAGTCCACTAAATCTAGATCTTTCTATTGGCCTCGGGTCTAGCGGTACTACTCTATATGAAATGACAAAGGTCTATGCCACTTTTGCCAACCAAGGAATGAGATTTAAACCTGTATTCATTTTGTATGTTCAAAGTCAAAGCGGACAAAACTTATTAGAAAACGTAACCCTTGATGCAAGATTTGAGAGCGAGCTCAGACAAATCGATGATAACTTCGAAGCAGAAAGACAAACTGCTCTTCCGATCTTAAAAGGGAGCGACGAAGCCGCAAAGAAAAGAATCCAACCGATTTATTTTGATAATCCAGACCAACTTATATCTCCCCAAACTTCTTACCTTATGAACAGTCTCTTAACGGGCGTTATCGCGGAACCTGGTGGAACCGGTGGCGCCGCGAGATCTCTTGGAAAAATTGTTGCGGGTAAAACAGGAACCACTAACGGTTACTACGATGCTTGGTTTATCGGATACACTCCGCAAATCGCAACTGGCGTTTGGGTAGGATTTGATAACGAAAAAACTTTGGGCAAAGGTGAAACTGGCGGTCGCGCGGCACTTCCTATTTGGATCAACTACATGCATGCAGCGCTGAAAGATTTTCCATCAAAACCTTTTGATGTTCCACAAGGAATTGTATTTGTATCTATTGATAGTGAAACAGGCAAGCTCGCATCTAGCAATTCTGGAACCGTCATTCGCCAAGCATTCTTAGAGGGGACTGAGCCATCGGCTCAAGCCAACAGTGGAACTCAAAGCCCTGCTGGGCAGGACGAGAGAACTGACTTCTTTAAAGAGGACCTCAATGAATGA